Proteins encoded within one genomic window of Aurantiacibacter spongiae:
- a CDS encoding catalase gives MADEFELSKGGANHQKPKGDDDVMTTAQGAPVADDQNWLTAGPRGPQLLEDQIAREKIFHFDHERIPERVVHARGYGVHGHFELKKAIPEYSRASIFNEVGVKTPTFTRFSTVAGNKGSPDLARDVRGFATKFYTREGNWDLVGNNIPVFFIQDAIKFPDLIHAAKPAPDRGFPQAQTAHDNFWDFVSLSPESMNMIMWIMSDRTIPRSFRFMEGFGVHTFRLVNEEGKSHFVKFHWKPKQGLQSVIWNEALKVNGADPDFHRRDMWDAIDAGDYPQWDLGIQVFDEDFADSFEFDVLDATKIIPEEQVPVEIIGTLTLDANVDNFFAETEQVAFCTQNIVPGIDHSDDPLLQGRNFSYLDTQLKRLGGPNFTHLPINAPKCPVRHFQQDGHMAMTNPKGRVNYEPNSWGDGDGAEEDRGPRGCPMRGFESYPEEVRGPKMRVRSETFADHYSQARQFYVSQTPVEQTHMANALTFELSKVGRMSIRKRMVGHLRHIDEDLAREVADGIGLADLPEKVPLAREPITDLPESPALSIVLNGPDSFKGRKLGIYIAEGADAGVVNALKTAAKDAGAMAEIVAPHVAGAKLSDGSMMEADEKIDGGPSVVYDAVAVVMSEESAKRYNTDKPSIDFVNDAFAHAKFVAYVPAVRPLFETAGVWDWMDDGFVDVSTGDDAAKSFIEKCAKLRFWDRESVKQD, from the coding sequence ATGGCCGACGAATTCGAACTGTCGAAAGGTGGCGCAAACCATCAGAAGCCCAAGGGCGACGACGACGTGATGACCACCGCGCAGGGCGCGCCCGTCGCCGACGACCAGAACTGGCTGACCGCCGGCCCCCGCGGCCCGCAGCTGCTGGAAGACCAGATCGCCCGCGAGAAGATCTTTCACTTCGATCACGAGCGCATTCCCGAACGCGTCGTCCACGCCCGCGGCTACGGCGTTCACGGGCATTTCGAGCTGAAGAAGGCGATCCCGGAATATTCGCGCGCCAGCATCTTCAACGAGGTCGGGGTCAAGACGCCCACCTTCACGCGGTTTTCCACGGTGGCCGGCAACAAGGGTTCGCCCGACCTGGCGCGCGACGTGCGCGGTTTCGCGACCAAGTTCTATACCAGGGAGGGCAACTGGGACCTGGTCGGCAACAACATCCCGGTGTTCTTCATCCAGGACGCGATCAAGTTTCCCGACCTGATCCATGCCGCCAAGCCGGCGCCCGACCGCGGCTTCCCGCAGGCGCAGACGGCGCATGACAATTTCTGGGACTTCGTCTCGCTCAGCCCCGAATCGATGAACATGATCATGTGGATCATGTCGGATCGCACGATACCGCGCTCCTTCCGCTTCATGGAAGGTTTCGGCGTGCACACCTTCCGGCTCGTGAACGAGGAGGGAAAGAGCCATTTCGTGAAGTTCCACTGGAAGCCGAAACAGGGCCTCCAGTCGGTCATCTGGAACGAGGCGCTGAAGGTGAACGGGGCCGACCCGGACTTCCACCGCCGCGACATGTGGGACGCCATCGATGCGGGCGACTATCCGCAATGGGATCTGGGCATCCAGGTCTTCGACGAGGACTTCGCCGACAGCTTCGAGTTCGACGTGCTCGACGCGACGAAGATCATTCCCGAGGAACAGGTGCCGGTCGAGATCATCGGGACGCTGACGCTCGATGCCAATGTCGACAATTTCTTCGCCGAGACCGAACAGGTCGCGTTCTGCACGCAGAACATCGTGCCGGGTATCGACCATTCGGACGATCCGCTGCTGCAAGGGCGCAACTTCAGCTATCTCGACACGCAGCTGAAGCGGCTGGGCGGCCCCAACTTCACGCATCTGCCGATCAACGCGCCCAAGTGCCCGGTGCGCCACTTCCAGCAGGACGGGCACATGGCGATGACCAACCCCAAGGGTCGGGTCAATTACGAACCGAACAGCTGGGGCGACGGTGACGGGGCCGAGGAGGATCGCGGCCCGCGCGGCTGCCCGATGCGCGGTTTCGAATCCTACCCCGAGGAAGTGCGCGGCCCGAAAATGCGTGTGCGCAGCGAAACCTTTGCCGACCACTACAGCCAGGCGCGCCAGTTCTACGTCTCGCAAACGCCGGTCGAACAGACGCACATGGCCAACGCGCTGACCTTCGAGCTGTCCAAGGTCGGCCGCATGAGCATCCGCAAGCGCATGGTAGGGCACCTGCGCCACATCGACGAGGATCTCGCGCGCGAAGTCGCGGACGGCATCGGTCTTGCCGACCTGCCCGAGAAGGTGCCGCTCGCTCGCGAACCGATCACCGACCTGCCCGAAAGTCCGGCGCTTTCGATCGTCCTGAACGGACCCGACAGCTTCAAGGGGCGCAAGCTGGGCATCTACATCGCCGAGGGCGCCGATGCGGGCGTGGTCAACGCGCTCAAGACCGCGGCCAAGGATGCCGGCGCGATGGCCGAGATCGTCGCTCCGCACGTCGCCGGCGCGAAGCTTTCGGACGGTTCGATGATGGAAGCCGACGAGAAGATCGATGGCGGGCCGTCGGTCGTCTACGATGCCGTGGCCGTCGTCATGAGCGAGGAATCGGCAAAGCGGTACAACACCGACAAGCCGAGCATCGATTTCGTCAACGACGCCTTCGCCCACGCCAAGTTCGTCGCCTACGTTCCCGCCGTCCGGCCCCTGTTCGAAACGGCCGGCGTATGGGACTGGATGGACGATGGTTTCGTCGATGTCTCGACAGGTGACGACGCGGCGAAGTCCTTTATCGAGAAATGCGCGAAGCTGCGCTTCTGGGATCGCGAGAGCGTCAAGCAGGACTGA
- the katG gene encoding catalase/peroxidase HPI: MDVATGSMPGGGCPFTGDGGVRSLLGRTNRDWWPDALQLEILTQNGKSPDPMGEDYDYAEAFNALDYTALKADIKALMTDSKPWWPADYGHYGPFFIRMAWHAAGTYRTADGRGGAGSGQQRFAPLNSWPDNANLDKARRLLWPIKQKYGKHISWADLFVLTGNIAIESMGGPVFGFGGGRADVFAPETDVYWGTEEEWVNTGAETRIQPDKEMALENPLAAIQMGLIYVNPEGPGGDPDPAASARDIRETFARMAMNDEETVALTAGGHTFGKCHGAGDANLVGADPEGADIAFQGLGWTSGYESGVGEHTITSGLEGAWTPDPTSWDNGYFEMLLGHEYELTTSPAGAKQWHPVGDPEDTLAPDAHREGKRVPTMMTTADMAMKVDPEYRKISERFRDNPDQFADAFARAWFKLTHRDMGPKHRYLGPDVPAEDLIWQDPVPAGTDPSDSDVSSFKSKILDSGLSVAELVKAAWASASTYRCSDHRGGANGARVRLAPQKGWAANDPDELASTLAKIDSLRGSLSMADAIVLAGSAAVEKAAKDAGFDISVPFTGGRGDASEEQTDAESFEPMEPHADGFRNYLKTKHSVKTEEMLLDRAQLLGLTIPEMTVLVGGLRVLGANHSSAGDEGQFTDRPGRLTNDFFVNLLDMNTAWEVVDESGDEKFVGTDRATEEHRWNATRTDLIFGSNSQLRAVAEVYAENGNEEKFVRDFVAAWTKVMDADRFDVRCAKYHR, translated from the coding sequence ATGGACGTAGCAACAGGATCGATGCCCGGCGGCGGCTGCCCCTTTACCGGCGACGGCGGCGTGCGCTCGTTGCTCGGCCGTACGAACCGCGACTGGTGGCCCGATGCGCTGCAACTCGAAATCCTCACCCAGAACGGCAAGTCGCCCGATCCGATGGGGGAGGATTATGACTACGCCGAGGCGTTCAACGCGCTCGATTACACGGCGCTCAAGGCCGACATCAAAGCGCTGATGACCGATTCGAAGCCGTGGTGGCCCGCCGATTACGGGCATTACGGGCCGTTCTTCATCCGCATGGCCTGGCACGCCGCGGGCACGTATCGCACGGCCGACGGGCGCGGCGGCGCCGGTAGCGGTCAACAGCGCTTCGCCCCGCTCAACTCGTGGCCGGACAACGCCAATCTCGACAAGGCGCGGCGCCTGCTTTGGCCGATCAAGCAGAAATACGGCAAGCACATCAGCTGGGCCGACCTGTTCGTGCTGACCGGCAACATCGCGATAGAGAGCATGGGCGGGCCGGTATTCGGCTTCGGCGGCGGCCGGGCGGACGTGTTCGCGCCGGAAACCGACGTCTACTGGGGGACCGAGGAAGAGTGGGTGAACACCGGCGCCGAAACGCGCATTCAGCCGGACAAGGAGATGGCGCTGGAGAACCCGCTCGCGGCGATCCAGATGGGCCTCATCTACGTCAATCCCGAAGGTCCGGGCGGCGATCCCGACCCGGCCGCCTCGGCACGCGACATTCGCGAGACCTTCGCCCGCATGGCGATGAACGACGAGGAAACCGTGGCGCTGACCGCCGGCGGGCACACCTTCGGCAAGTGCCACGGCGCGGGCGATGCCAATCTGGTCGGCGCGGACCCCGAAGGGGCCGACATCGCCTTCCAGGGCCTCGGCTGGACGAGCGGCTACGAAAGCGGCGTGGGCGAGCATACGATCACCTCGGGCCTGGAAGGCGCGTGGACGCCCGACCCGACCAGCTGGGACAACGGCTATTTCGAGATGTTGCTCGGCCACGAATACGAGCTGACGACCAGCCCGGCGGGCGCGAAGCAGTGGCATCCGGTCGGCGATCCCGAGGATACGCTCGCACCCGACGCGCACCGCGAGGGCAAGCGCGTGCCGACCATGATGACCACCGCCGACATGGCGATGAAGGTCGATCCGGAATATCGCAAGATCTCCGAACGCTTCCGCGACAATCCGGATCAGTTCGCCGACGCCTTCGCCCGCGCGTGGTTCAAGCTGACCCACCGCGACATGGGGCCAAAGCACCGCTATCTCGGCCCCGACGTGCCGGCAGAAGACCTGATCTGGCAGGATCCCGTTCCCGCCGGCACCGATCCTTCCGACAGCGACGTCTCGAGCTTCAAGTCGAAGATCCTCGATAGCGGCCTGTCCGTGGCCGAGCTGGTCAAGGCCGCCTGGGCGTCTGCCAGCACCTATCGCTGTTCCGACCACCGCGGCGGCGCCAACGGCGCGCGCGTGCGCCTCGCCCCGCAGAAGGGCTGGGCGGCGAACGACCCGGACGAGCTGGCATCGACGCTCGCGAAGATCGACAGCTTGCGCGGTTCGCTGTCGATGGCCGACGCCATCGTGCTCGCCGGCAGCGCGGCGGTGGAAAAGGCGGCGAAGGATGCCGGCTTCGACATTTCGGTGCCTTTCACCGGCGGGCGCGGCGACGCGAGCGAGGAGCAGACCGACGCGGAAAGCTTCGAGCCGATGGAACCGCACGCCGACGGCTTTCGCAACTACCTCAAGACCAAGCATTCGGTGAAGACCGAGGAGATGCTTCTCGACCGGGCGCAGCTGCTCGGCCTGACCATTCCCGAAATGACGGTGCTGGTCGGCGGTCTGCGGGTGCTGGGCGCCAACCATTCGAGCGCCGGCGACGAAGGGCAGTTCACCGATCGGCCGGGCAGACTGACCAACGACTTCTTCGTCAACCTGCTCGACATGAACACGGCCTGGGAAGTGGTCGACGAAAGCGGCGACGAGAAGTTCGTCGGCACCGATCGCGCCACCGAGGAGCACCGGTGGAACGCCACCCGCACGGACCTCATCTTCGGCTCCAACTCGCAGCTTCGCGCCGTCGCCGAAGTCTATGCCGAGAACGGCAATGAAGAGAAGTTCGTCCGCGATTTCGTGGCCGCCTGGACCAAGGTGATGGACGCCGACCGCTTCGACGTGCGCTGCGCGAAGTACCACCGGTAG
- the ahpF gene encoding alkyl hydroperoxide reductase subunit F gives MLDKAMTDQLKTYLGNLREPVELVASLGDDQKSAQTRELLEEIAALHPDVSASFDGDAERRPSFVIRRASDPARWVRFAGLPMGHEFTSLVLALLWAGGHPPRVDAEIIEQIERLEGDFAFEMYFSLSCHNCPDVVQALTLMALVNPRITATLIEGGTYQDEVEARNVMAVPATFLNGEPFYNGKMSLEEVLARVDTGAGRRAAEKLAAKKPFEVLVIGGGPAGVAASVYTARKGIRTGIAAERFGGQLNDTLGIENLPGTEYTEGPKLVADLERQVAAHDAIDAMNLAQASRLVPAREAGDWHEVHMENGAVLKARSLILSTGARWRALGVPGEQELRNKGVAYCPHCDGPLFKGKRVAVIGGGNSGVEAAIDLAGIVGHVTLIEYDGQLRADEVLQKKLRSLSNVDILTSAQTTRIAGKDKVSGLTWKHRESGQEHDLELEGVFVQIGLVPNTEWLKDSGIALSRHGEIEVDARGGTSVPGVFAAGDCTTTPYKQIVVAMGEGSKAALSAFDYLIRNESAGKVAQAA, from the coding sequence CGAACTGCTCGAAGAGATTGCCGCGCTGCATCCCGACGTTTCGGCAAGCTTCGACGGCGACGCTGAACGCCGGCCCAGCTTCGTCATCCGGCGCGCGTCCGATCCGGCACGATGGGTGCGCTTCGCGGGGCTGCCGATGGGGCACGAATTCACCAGCCTCGTCCTGGCGCTGCTATGGGCCGGGGGCCACCCGCCCAGGGTCGATGCCGAGATCATCGAGCAGATCGAGCGGCTGGAAGGCGATTTCGCCTTCGAGATGTATTTCTCGCTATCCTGCCACAACTGCCCCGACGTGGTGCAGGCGCTGACGCTGATGGCGCTGGTCAATCCGCGCATTACCGCCACGCTGATCGAGGGCGGCACCTATCAGGACGAGGTCGAGGCGCGCAACGTGATGGCGGTGCCGGCGACGTTCCTCAATGGCGAGCCGTTCTACAACGGCAAGATGAGCCTGGAGGAGGTGCTGGCCAGGGTCGATACCGGGGCGGGCCGGCGCGCGGCGGAAAAGCTGGCGGCGAAAAAGCCGTTCGAGGTGCTGGTGATCGGCGGCGGACCGGCGGGCGTGGCCGCGTCGGTCTATACCGCGCGCAAGGGCATCCGCACCGGCATCGCCGCCGAACGCTTCGGCGGACAGCTGAACGATACGCTCGGCATCGAGAACCTGCCCGGCACCGAATATACCGAGGGGCCGAAGCTGGTCGCCGATCTCGAACGCCAGGTCGCCGCGCACGATGCCATCGACGCGATGAACCTCGCCCAGGCCAGCCGGCTCGTTCCGGCACGCGAGGCTGGCGACTGGCACGAGGTCCACATGGAAAACGGCGCCGTCCTGAAAGCGCGGTCGCTGATCCTTTCGACCGGTGCGCGCTGGCGGGCGCTGGGCGTTCCGGGAGAGCAGGAGCTGCGCAACAAGGGGGTCGCCTATTGTCCGCACTGTGACGGGCCGCTGTTCAAGGGCAAGCGCGTCGCCGTGATCGGCGGCGGCAATTCCGGCGTGGAGGCGGCGATCGACCTCGCCGGTATCGTCGGCCATGTCACGCTGATCGAATATGACGGCCAGCTTCGCGCGGACGAGGTCCTGCAGAAGAAGCTGCGCTCGCTTTCCAACGTGGACATCCTCACCAGCGCGCAGACGACGCGTATCGCGGGCAAGGACAAGGTCTCGGGCCTTACCTGGAAGCACCGCGAAAGCGGCCAGGAGCACGATCTCGAACTGGAGGGCGTGTTCGTGCAGATCGGCCTCGTGCCCAACACCGAATGGCTGAAGGACAGCGGTATCGCCCTGTCCCGGCACGGCGAGATCGAGGTCGATGCGCGCGGCGGCACCAGCGTGCCGGGCGTGTTCGCCGCGGGCGATTGCACCACCACCCCCTACAAACAGATCGTCGTGGCGATGGGTGAGGGGTCGAAGGCGGCACTGTCGGCATTCGACTACCTGATCCGAAACGAATCGGCCGGAAAGGTCGCGCAGGCCGCCTGA